TGCAACTGCTCACCCAGCTGGCGCGCACGAAGAGCCTCCAGCGCGCGTTCGACGAGGCCCATCGCATCCTCGACACCGTCGAGCCGCAACTGGACGACGCGGACGACGTGACCCGCGTGCGCTACCTGCTCGAGCGCGGCCGCGCGCTGAACTCGTCCGGCCGTCCCGGCGATGCCCGCCCGCTGTTCGTCGACGCGTTCGACCGCGCGCGCGCCTGCGGCGCCGACGGCTTCGCGGTCGATGCGGCCCACATGGTGGCGATCGTCGAGCCGCCCGACGGCGCGCTGGCGTGGAACGAGCGCGCGCTCGCCCTGGCCGAGACGTCGCCGGACCCGGCGGCGCGGCGGTGGCGCGCCTCGCTCTACAACAACCTCGGCTGGACGTACCACGCCATGGGCAACGACGCGCGCGCCCTCGATGTGTTCGAGCGCGCCGTGCCCCTCCGCGAAGCCGCCGGCAACGCGGCGACGATCCGCATCGCGCGGTGGTCCGTCGCCCGCATCCTGCGCGCCCTCGGCCGCATCGACGAGGCGCTGGCTGCCCAGCGAGCGCTGCTCGCCGACCACGAGGCGGCCGGCAGCGAGGACGGCTTCGTCCACGAGGAGCTGGCGGAGTGCCTGACCGCACGCCAGCAAGCCGACGAAGCCCGGCCGCACTTCGCCCGCGCCCACGAACTTCTATCGGCGGACACGTGGTTCGTCGCCAACGAGGGGGATCGGTTGGCGCGGTTGGTGGAGATGGCGCGCGCCGCGGGAACGTCGTCGGGCGGATAACGGACGGGCGTACCACGCCCATGATGCCGGCACCCCAACGCCGCATCCATCCCCCGCGTAGGGGCGATGCGAACGCGTCGCCCGTGACGACCGGTACGCGAAACACGTGGGTCATTCGGGATGCGGGGTGCATTGGGCGGGGATCGGGCGACGCATGCGTCGCCCCTACGCGGGGGTGGGACGGTGTGCCGTGGTCATCGCATCATGGGCGGGGATCGTTCCGCCCGTTCGGGAGGTTCTTACGCTTCGTCCGGATCGTCCTCGTCCTCATCCCCCATCTCCGCCAACAGCGCCGCGCCCCTCTGGCCGATCGCCTCGCTCTCCCAGCCGAGGCCGGACGTGGTCAGGGCGTCGCGGCTGGTGACGACGGCGGCGGCGGCGCGGTCGGGGTCGAGCCACGTGGCGGCGACGCGACGGATGTCATCGGTCGTCGTGGCCAGGATCCGGCTGCGGTAGGCGTTGATCACCGCGGGGCCGTAGCCGATGAGGTCGGCGACGAATCGGCGGCGCCCCTCGCCGGCCGGGCTCTGCGGGCGGTCGATGTCGGCGATGGCGCGCAGGACGGCCTCGCGGAGGTGGCGTTCGTCGTCCGCGATCGAGGCCAGCCAGCGGAAGCCGTCGCGCATGTCGGCGAACGTATCAGCCAGCCGCGGATCACGGTAGCTCGTCGTCGTGAAGGCGCTGAGGCTGGCGGAGTAGGCGGCCCGGGAGCCGTACGCGCCGCCCTTTTCGCGGATCCGCTGGTGGAGGTACGCGTTGCCGAGGTAACGCGCCGCCACCGAGAGCGGCGCCGCGTCGGGGTGGCTGATCGCGGGGGCGGGCAGGGCGAGCGCACAGTAGTTCACCTGGGTGGCGGTCGTGAAGGCGCGTGGCGCGGCAGGCTCGGCGCCGGGCAGCGGGGTCCGCGTGACATCGGGGCCGAGGAAGGCGGGGCGGTCGAAGTTCGACCATGTCGCCCGCGTCCGGTCCTGAACCGCCGCCTGGTCCGCCGCGTCGCCGATGATCGCGAGGCGCACCGGTCGGGCGGCGAGGCGGGCCATCAGCAGGCTCAGCTCGGCGCCGAGGGACTGGATCGCCCCCTTGTCCTTGCCGCCGCGCTCGGCCACGTCCTCGAGCCAGCGCAGCCGGCCGAGGCCGCTGAAACGGTGGTCGAGGCCGGCGCGGCCGCCGAAGCCGCGCATCGCCGCCTGCTCGGCCAGCGTGTTGCCCGTAGTTGATCCGCTGGAGCATGCCGACGACAGCCTGCTCGATGATCTCCAGCAACCGATCCGTCTCGTCGAATCGCTGCGCCCGCAGCGTCTCGGCGATCAGGCCGGCAAAGTCGGCGTACTTGCGGGCGAGGCCGTAGATCTCGAAGAAGGCGAAGCCGTTGACGACGGTCGGGTCGGCGGCGCTGTTGCGCAAATCCACCCAGGCCGAGAGGTCGCCGCAGACGGCGTGGATCAGTGCCGCCTGGCGGGTGTAATCCCGGTTGCCGACGCCCAGCTTGCCGATGGCGCCGATGAGGAGCGGCAGGAGTTCGAGATCGCGCGGGGAAAGCGGGCCAAGCGGAATCGCGGCCACCTGGTGCAGGATGCCGTTCGTGCCGGCCGTGAAGACCTCG
The nucleotide sequence above comes from Candidatus Avedoeria danica. Encoded proteins:
- a CDS encoding insulinase family protein → MRGFGGRAGLDHRFSGLGRLRWLEDVAERGGKDKGAIQSLGAELSLLMARLAARPVRLAIIGDAADQAAVQDRTRATWSNFDRPAFLGPDVTRTPLPGAEPAAPRAFTTATQVNYCALALPAPAISHPDAAPLSVAARYLGNAYLHQRIREKGGAYGSRAAYSASLSAFTTTSYRDPRLADTFADMRDGFRWLASIADDERHLREAVLRAIADIDRPQSPAGEGRRRFVADLIGYGPAVINAYRSRILATTTDDIRRVAATWLDPDRAAAAVVTSRDALTTSGLGWESEAIGQRGAALLAEMGDEDEDDPDEA
- a CDS encoding tetratricopeptide repeat protein, producing the protein MRRSAHLQLLTQLARTKSLQRAFDEAHRILDTVEPQLDDADDVTRVRYLLERGRALNSSGRPGDARPLFVDAFDRARACGADGFAVDAAHMVAIVEPPDGALAWNERALALAETSPDPAARRWRASLYNNLGWTYHAMGNDARALDVFERAVPLREAAGNAATIRIARWSVARILRALGRIDEALAAQRALLADHEAAGSEDGFVHEELAECLTARQQADEARPHFARAHELLSADTWFVANEGDRLARLVEMARAAGTSSGG